The window AGCATCGTAATCTACACCACCCCAGCCTTTGGTATAGGTATTAAAGCTGAGCTTCCATTCTTTCTCTCCTGGAAAAGCATAAACAGAATAACTTCCTTTAGCCAACTTTTCACCATTTATCTCTATATCGAACTGGGTTGTAAAAATGGTAGACTCGTTTGCACCTAAGCGCCAAACTTCTCCATACTTTACTAGTTCACCCCAAATCTCACGCCCCTTAACGTTCGGGCGAGAATACTTAATATCTATGCTAGTTACTCCAATTACTTGCTTCAACTCCGTCCATTGACTTGGTCGTGG is drawn from Flavobacteriales bacterium and contains these coding sequences:
- a CDS encoding DUF2911 domain-containing protein; translated protein: MKSLFSTIAMALMLFSSVSQAQYLPRPSQWTELKQVIGVTSIDIKYSRPNVKGREIWGELVKYGEVWRLGANESTIFTTQFDIEINGEKLAKGSYSVYAFPGEKEWKLSFNTYTKGWGGVDYDA